The genomic segment gcacatttgtggcctgctggaggtcattttgcagggctctggcagtgctcctcctgttcctccttgcacaaaggcagagatagcggtcctgctgctgggttgttaccctcctacggcctcttccacatctcctggtgtactggcctgacTCCtagtagcgcctccagcctctggacactacgctgacagacacagcaaaccttcttgccacagctcgcactgatgtgccatcctggatgagctgcactacctgagccacttgtgtgggttgtagagtccgtctcatgctaccacgagtgtgaaagcaccaccaacattcaaaagtgaccaaaacatcagccagaaagcagaaaggtactgagaagtggtctgtggtccccacctgcagaaccactcctttattgattGTGTCTTCATGGACATATGGAGATTATAAAAGGTTGatgtaacatgtaaacattcttaagtttcaaaacataccctTCACTCTCCCATCCATGTAAGGAAACAAATTTGttcttgtgatgtcataaaaaaaacaatggatttACATATATCCCCTGGGGGTGGGAATCACCAAAGGACCCACAACACATTAtcttgataataataatattgtcaCAATATGATATTATTGCGATTTTAAACGTATTGCAATAACATATTTTGTGATACACTGCGATTTACTACCTTTTTCCAGCTGCAAATACAACCAGGTTTTTGACAGCATTCTTCCTTTCCTGTGCTAAATATTGTCACACAAAATGTCACGATAACATAATTTTTTTACCCCACCCCTAACTGAGCCTGTAGCAGTTTACCTCTGCCTATAAATACTGAAATTGTAAAGATTTTCAGCCAAGTCTGCCTTTTGAGTGATGCAAAgcacagagcagccaatcaggaaacatatatttgtattaaaagcacagtgacaaaaacagcctgcttaattGTACCtaattgtaagggataaagagaggttgggaaatggtcatatgaaaatgtattatgatTGTTTCTGGTACATGATAACATAAAAAACATCATAAGTGAACCtcagtgataaaaaaaaaaaaattaaaaaaaattgcaagaTATGAGCCATTTAATGATGTTTGATGTTCAGTTTTCTCTGTCACTTCTGAATCTTCTACAGCTCTGTCTACTTATCATTTGAAAACTGTTAGGTTGCACATATattaatatagtatataatatagtaccatattaaaatcattttatacaatTGCCTGCACCCAAACTGgctttatattattaaaatatattgttaaGCATATATTTCAACAGAGTTCAGTAGAAATTAATGACTGCTCACCACATCAACCTGCACAAGCAACACTCGGAGTGTGAAAGATTGCCCCAACTGCTTCAGCCGCTCATGGATGTAGTTTGGATTCAGGTTATGGTACCGCAAACTGTAGGTATAGAAAAAAGACAGATTGCAGATTGTTGCCTTAGTTGCCTTCTTTTGGGGGGAATAAGGTACTTTTTTCACGTTACATGAACAATGCTATAGGAAatctatttttgtcattctgTGGGgctaaatatatttaacaatgCAACTCTGTACCTAAAATGGGTCTTTTCTGTTCTCCCCCTTCTGTGAATTCTGACTAATTTCTTTGCAAAAGCATGAGGAGTGCGCTGTGGTTTCACACCTCTGCTGACGCTGAAACACTGCACATAACGCACAAAGACACTACCTGAGAAAGAGAGCACATGTTGTTCGACCCAAGACATAGTCAGGCACCACTTCTCCAAATTCCCATGGAACACTCCTGACAAACTTCAGGATCGGGTTTCCTCTCTGCAGTGGTGGcacataaaacatacaaatacaaataagccACAAGGCTATGCAGACAAATGCATACTGCCAAAACATGAACAAGACAACTGGACTAGTCTCACTGGTCTCTCAAATCTGAGAAACAAAATGCCTGTGAAATCTGAGAAACAAAAATTGTTCTGGTGcaaatttttgtcttttttgtccatttccttttctccattttcttttttgtccatttcctgCAACTACTTTCTGATCCATAGCAATGAGTTGTCTTGAAAGAGCAGTAATcttttaaacttgtttttttttattgttttgttttgatttcctCCCTTCCTTATTCAAGTGGATGTTCGCATTTCTAATTTCCTCAGAAACATTTCCTTTAGCTATTGTAGATGTacatgagaaagaaatctgTGAGACTGCTGGTGCGTTTGGGTcattgcttgtgtgaatgttagtgtctaTTTGAAAGAGGATATCATTTCAGTGACACATCTGGGAACAGATGTAGGCTGGAAGGACACAGATATAACTCACTGGCTTTAAGATTGAGAAGACTGAAGCGCTAAATTGCTAGTAgacacaaaagtaaagagtgatTAAATGAAAGAGAGATGACATACTAAGAGATAAGGGCTTTTGagtaatttattttgttttctttactttgaaaaatgaataaccaaatggccattttgactagaaattaaataagcaaagatctcagacttttgcacaataataTTTATAACTCCACAAACTATATACAACACCTTCTCAATGACATGCCACAATACCCGCACTTTATGATTCTGACACACAAAACAGCTCCGTACCTGTCTAGGGCTGACAATTATGCTGTTCCCTGACCCTAACAGATGTGGGGTAACACGGAGTTCCTCAGGGCCTTGACCttcctcctttttcttctctccttcttccaGAACCTCCTTCTGCATCTTTGAAACTGCAGTGGTTTCCACTTTACTGGGTCCCGGACCCTCATGCTCACTTGTTCTGGTCTGAGGTTGTCCAAAGTCTGTGGAAGATTTTGTAAACGATTCACATTTGGGAGGCATATCCACTTTCTTCCCTGCATCTCGGGGCGCATCTTGTGTGTTTGGTCCTTTGGCAGCTTCTCTGCTTTTGCTGTGGACAATAAACTCTGCATAGGATAATGGCTGGCCAGCAGCTTGGGGGGCACTGTGGGTGGACGACGTCTCTCCATGGCCTCCTTTTGACGAGGGCTTGAAAAGAGATGCCACCTGCGAGGACACATTGAATGTTTTACATCAAACAAACTGCAGTTTCACACGCAAAGCCGGTGAGCTTGCGGAAAGGAGATCATTTGTTACCGTAGTTACAAAAATATTTCTGTGACCGGTGAAGCGATTTTTACCAGCTGAGTTAGTGTTACGTCAAATACTGACGGTgctaaaatgcagaaaatactAAATGTTTCCCTGCAGAAAGCTAGCCAGGTTAGCTAACCTCTGGactgtaaaacagtaaaaatcatTTTGCGCTCTTATTTGTGGAGCAAAATGTTTGGTTCACTCCTGTTTGTCATTTAAATACAGAACTATGCTGTAACAGGTAGGAGCTACTAGCTAGCGTTGCTCTGCCAGAACGAGGCTAACGTCGGCTTCTCATTCAcctgcttcttgttcgaatttccccgttccgccttaaacggtgcagcgaCTATTACAACGcctcaggcgccagaatgttactgctgccccacttaaggtggaacgggaaaaattCGAAAAACAAGCTGATATAGAGACTACAGTTAgcaagctagccagctaacttgCAAAAACAGAGGCTGGGAATCTCAAATGAAGCCGAATTATAATTACAGGTTAAATTACCCACCGGACTTCTTTCCCTGCTGAAAGCAGAATCGTCaagatttattttaaatttcttGTTTTCCATTCCTCAAAAACGGAAAACGGAGTGTGACTCTATACTGTTTATATTAGACGCAGCTGCTGTTGACAAGGCGCCACAGACAGGTCTGTTTGTCGAGCACAGACGCATCGATGGCCACATAGACCATTTACGTGTATGGACCGAAAGGGGGCGCCACAGTACTCCTGTTTTCCGCCTGAAGAATACTGACTGCACATCTGTTCCTGGGATTTCACACTGGCTTTAGTTACACTGTGAGAGGTCTACTTTCATTGTCTCACAAACACAAAGCTTTCACTTCAGTTAAGTAATCacatgtttttcatattttaataaaaaaaacgaaTTATTTTAGTCCCGAACAGCGAACCGTGTTTGAAAATGAATTACCAGCAGGAAAATGGTAAAACTATCTTTAGAAATTGAAAG from the Pygocentrus nattereri isolate fPygNat1 chromosome 6, fPygNat1.pri, whole genome shotgun sequence genome contains:
- the ercc1 gene encoding DNA excision repair protein ERCC-1, with protein sequence MENKKFKINLDDSAFSRERSPVASLFKPSSKGGHGETSSTHSAPQAAGQPLSYAEFIVHSKSREAAKGPNTQDAPRDAGKKVDMPPKCESFTKSSTDFGQPQTRTSEHEGPGPSKVETTAVSKMQKEVLEEGEKKKEEGQGPEELRVTPHLLGSGNSIIVSPRQRGNPILKFVRSVPWEFGEVVPDYVLGRTTCALFLSLRYHNLNPNYIHERLKQLGQSFTLRVLLVQVDVKDPHHALKELARICIMADCTLMLAWSPEEAGRYLETYKSYEKKPADLLQEQVEKDYLSKVTDCLTTVKSINKTDSITLLSTFSSLEGIINASKEELLLCPGLGPQKARRLHDVLHQPFLKSKKKES